CTATGAAATCCCTctcgaagcggacaatacctctgagAAGAAGCAGTCGCCTTTACTATTTCAGCCCAGTGAGGTCTGAGCCCTGGGGTCCAAAAGATATCCTCGGCCTCATCAATAACTATCTAGTCTTATCCCAATTATTTGagatcagttttatgaatcctcATCCGCTAAGTTTTTTAGTTACAACCTTTTTCAATGTTCCTCCAAATTTCTTCATATGCTTTCTCACAACTTTCATGgatcttcccttctttctttattaTCTCTAACATAAACCAAAGCATCTCCCCTTACAAAAACCACCTTATATCTACCTTGTATATGTCTATATAATCTTTATCGATATTACACTTCTTTATTCTTAATTTAGACTAGCTCCTCTGATacatttatttcttattttatattttatagatTTAACATATATCCATCTTAATATTTTTACTTCTTCTTACTCAATTTTTTTTGTGCACTTTTTTATTTCCTAGTATTCTAAGCCATACAACATAGTAGTCCTAGATGTTATTCTATAAAATTTTTCTTGAGTTTCGAAAGTATGTATCTATCATATAATATTTCTGAGACGCCTCTCCGCCTCATCTAACTAGCTCTACTTTTATCGCAAGATTGTGACTGATCCCAAGCCGGAATGAGAAAGGTGGAAAGAGAAACGTGAAATGTTGATGCTAGGCTGATAGCcagccttaaaaaaaaaaaaaaaagaagaaaggatccTAATTTAATGCTAAATGTCCTGTCACAAGAGATATACacaaaaccaaaaataaaacctatcATTACCGTCAACCTTGGAAAAAcaactcttcttcttcttcatttttttttgctagaccgGATGATTCATACAATACGTATACTGATGTATCCAACAAAAttggaaaacaaaatatcacaGAGCTCTCGAAGTAACTCCCCATCTTCTGCCCATAGGGTGTTACTGGCATAGTTAGCCACGTACGTGGCCACTCAATGCACAACCCCATTGGCTCCTCTAAACACATGCTTCGCCTGGACCATCCCTCCATTTATCATCATCATTCAGATATCGCGAATCAAGAGATAATCAGCAGCAACGACCCTCGGATTTCTCTTAATCTATCTGATGAACGTAGTCGAGTGATCCTCCGAGATGACTGAACTAGCTGAAAGCACATGCTAAGCGTGTCGAAGATCCGCCCAGGCAGCTCTCAGCTTCGCACCAAAAACCATGCAATCAAATAACTAATAGCCTTCCGCTGCAACAACCCATTTAGAGCACATTTTTTTCTCGTCGGAATTTGAGAATACTAAGAAATATTTTCAGTTTTAATTCCTCAACTGACATAATGGTAAGGAGACTGACCTAAAGGTTCCGGTAGACATGATTAAAATAAAAACTATAGTTCCTTTGAAGTATTTGATTTTGGTTGATTTCTATGATTTGACAACTTACTTTAACTTTCATGTGGACTGTACCCTTGGATGAAAGTAATTTACTTGCCAATGTGCTTGCCTTTATTGCTTGTGAAAATCAATTGTTTTTTTAACCACAAAGGGAGCTAGAGGTGTATTATGCCTCAATAAGTTGGATTATTGCCATCTAACCCTACAAAAAGGAGGAACTATGATGAACCATTATTCAAATTTATAAAGATATAAACATATCTATTAGCATGAGTCATTCATATCTATGTGTTCATGATAAACATATGGACTCCTCAAGTCCTAGTATTTCAATAAAATGTTAACAAGTTGAGATATGATCATAACTTATGCTCATTGCATAaccaaaaatattcttataatcaaattttgagcaggagttgattgatgaaaaagtaacaccaaaataatgataaagaaGATGAGATCATAAAATCCATTCTCTTTCTATTCTCTTTTCTACTACTTCAGGCAAtacttttgagagagagagagagagagagagagaggttaaaGGGAATGTATCCAATAACAAGCAAACATCTTTACCaatttcaggaaaaaaaaagcctcaaaaaaaaattataaagaaaaaaagaaaaaaaaatgagcaCCCTCTTCCAGGAATACCCTCCTTTTAGCCCAATACACAAAACCActcaaagccaaaaaaaaaatgctctctctctatcttttcTAAAGAGAATGACATTTATTTATTTCCTAGACAGAATTTTGGAGCTTCTGTTTtcgcactttttttttcttgttttggagcTTCAAAATGCATCTCTCGGCTTCTTTATCTCCAAATAGAGGAATACAAATATGATAGCACCATAAACACAAAAAAATTTAGAGTATGAGTAAaactaaattatatattttataagagCTTGGATTCATTAAAATGAGGGGGAATTGACACAGAGAAAAAAGCAGGTAACATAGAGAAGCAGTAAAATAAAATAGGAGAATCAAGCTCAAAGTAATAAATAATAAGAAACTTGttatattttaaagaaaaaaatcaatatttcttaaccaaaggagagagaaaacatCTATAATAGAATGGTGATAGCGAGTAACAAAAGCTTCAAGTGGAAATAAAAGATAACCATATTAaaccaaaaaaacaaagagaTGCAGACATTTTTATCAAACtgtttgtatatatataatcaATACAAAAGTCCAATTTCGTCAATATACAACAATTAAAAAACAATTAAATTATGCATCtcaacttaattaagaaaagccattttgattaaattgaagataaaataaaCTCGCGAAGCATAAAAAGGCCAAATAATAGAGTTGGAGAACTAGGTATTTTGGACATTGCAGTGGGGAGGAGCAGGGGAATTCCAACAGGGAGAGGCACAGACGGCAGCGTGGAGTCTTGAGTAAGGAGTAGTAGTAACCAAatatataaacaaaataaagcCTTTCAAAACTCCGGAAGGCCAGACCAGGCCGGCCatgagccctctccctctccctctccctctccctctccatgtGTATGCTTCTCTGTTTTCCGTCTTtacatttctttcttctcccatgGATCTCGATCAAATAATTTTAATCTCTAATTCACGAAGAGTATGACTCCCTCCCCACCTCCTAAAACTAGACTCCtccctttctccttctccttcttcttcgacgtTCCCATAATGATgatgaaataataaaataataataattttttcgtTTCTTCTGCATCTCTCTCTAgtctgaagagagagagagagagggaggagaagagggcgTCCGAGATGTCAGAGGACGAGGAGGACGAGAcacgaggaggagaagaaaagcgGCGGTCGCCGGATcctggaagaggaggaggtgggGGCGCCAACCCTCCACCGCCGTTCTCCGACCAGGTCCTGGAGAACGTCCTTGAGAATGTCCTCCAGTTCCTAGACTCCCGCCGGGACAGGAACGCGGTCTCTCTGGTGTGCCGGTCGTGGTGCCGCGCCGAGGCCCAGACCCGGCGTGACCTCTTCATCGGCAACTGCTACGCCGTGTCCCCGGCCCGCGCCGTCGAGCGGTTCCGCCGCGTCCGGGCGCTCGTCCTCAAGGGAAAGCCCCGCTTCGCTGACTTCAATCTCGTGCCCCCCAGGTGGGGCGCCGGCTTCTACCCCTGGCTTGCCGCCCTCGCTCCCGCTTACCCCTGGCTCGAGCGCCTCTGCCTCAAGCGGATGTCCATCTCCGACGCCGACCTCTCCCTCctcgccctctccttccccaccTTCCGCGACCTCACCCTCATCTGCTGCGACGGCTTCGGCACCGCCGGCCTCGCCGCGATCGCCGAGCACTGCAGGTATCATTATGCAATCAAATACGAAACAGGAATCACCTAATCAGATCCAGTTCAATTACATCTCCAGCCGAAACCCTAGCCCTAGTACTCGTAGTAACGAAAGATTTATGGGATTGATggattttcttgtttttttaagGCACCTCCGAGTGCTGGATCTGATAGAAAACgacgtggaggaggaggaggaggagatggtggACTGGGTGTCGAGATTCTCGACGACGAGCTTGGAGTCGCTCGTCTTCGACTTTGTGGGATGCGCGGTGAACTTGGATGCCTTGGAGGCGCTCGTGGCCCGCTCCCCCTCCCTCCGGAGGCTGCGGGTGAACCAGCACGTCTCCGTCGGCCATCTCCGCCGTCTCATGGAGCGGGCGCCGCAGCTCACCCACCTCGGCACCGGGTCCTTCGGGGAGGGCGGGGGCGGTGGAGGGGAGGTGGAGGTCGCCGACCTGGAGGCGGCCTTCGCCGCCTCCAGGTCGCTGGTGTGTCTCTCGGGATTCCGGGACCTTGCCCCCGAGTACCTCCCTGCCATCTGCCCTGCTTGTGCCAACCTCGCTTCTCTCAACCTCAGCTACGCCGATATCACCGCCGAGCAGCTCAAGCCTGTCATCATTCATTGCCATAATCTCCAGACTTTCTGGGTATcgtcttcttccttccttccttccttcgaCCTGCCTCCTTTTGGATTCAACTGGTTGTTGATCAAAAATACGAGCTGTGTCATTGCAGGTTCTTGACACCGTTGGCGATGAAGGGCTTCAGGTGGTGGCTGCGACGTGCAAGGACCTCCGCGAGCTCCGGGTCTTCCCCTTAGATGTCACAGAGGACTCCGAGGGCTCTGTATCGGATGTAGGTCTCGTTGCAATTTCGCAGGGATGTCGGAAGCTCCGCTCGATTCTATACTTCTGCCAAAGAATGACGAATGCTGCTGTGGCGACCATGTCCGAGAATTGCCAGGAGCTGGTCGTGTTCCGCCTCTGCATCATGGGCCGCCACCGCCCTGATCACCTCACCAGGGAACCCATGGACGAGGGATTTGGGGCCATCGTCATGAACTGCAAGAAGCTCACCCGGCTTGCCGTGTCCGGCCTGCTGACCGACAAGGCGTTTGGGTACATCGGAATGTATGGGAAGCTGTTGAGGACCCTTTCGGTGGCCTTCGCGGGGAACAGCGACTTGGGTCTCAGGTACGTGCTCGAGGGGTGCCCCAAATTGCAGAAGCTTGAGATCAGGGACAGCCCTTTCGGGGATGCAGGTCTTCTCTCCGGGATTCACCATTACTATAACATGAGGTTCTTGTGGATGTCATCTTGCAAGCTTTCGCTTAGGGGCTGCAAGGAAGTAGCGCAGAGGCTGCCGCACTTGGTGGTGGAATGGATCAGGGACAAacctgaggaagatgatggcgaGGCTGTTGAGAAGTTGTACGTGTACCGGTCTCTTGCAGGGCGTAGGAATGATGCTCCTCCATTTGTGGAGATTTTATAAGCTCCGCCTTTCAGTAGAGATACTAGGGAGAAGAACAAGCCAGCCTCTTTACTTTCTGGGTGTGGCTGAGGAGCTCAAGTCCAAATGGACAATGCTTTGATTCAATGCAATGAGTGCAAATTTGGTGGACAGTTTTCATAACCCATCAGATACTTCTCATGCTTCTTGCCATTAAGTGGGGATAgctccattattttttttttctttttaatcgcCTGTTCCCCTTACGCTTTGGTTCTTGAAACAGCGTATGCAAGGAGGAGTCGGTCTTCCAGGGATCTCTTTCGTTTGTTTGCGCAGGTGAAAGATTTGATGTGGTAGAAGCAGAGGGGGAGCATATCTGCATATCTAGACATGGAAGAGAGTAATATAATGTTGTTGTATCAATGGAACATTATTTATGCAATCAATCTTCTATCAGCATAAGAGCAAGGCTACACGGTGATCGGCCTGAGCAAAGTGGTTTTTCAGATGGCTCGTGGATGCATCCTATGCCTCAGAAGTGCGCCGAGACCTCTCATTTTCTTTTGCGCCCTCGGAGAAGAAAGCCGAGTGCATCTTTGGATTGCACTCCGAGACCAATGCCTCGAACTTGATGTGAAACTTGGAGCTTTGCAACTGTTCTCTACTTTATTATGTTTAAGAGTTTCTTAGTATTCCATGGACATGAGAGAGTTATCTTTGCTGCTTGTGTTGTGGCTATTTGTGCAATATATCAGATGCTTGCAATCAGAATCTCTTGTAGGAACTGAAGAATATCTACTGTCGCCTCTCTCTCTTGTggctatgtgtgtgtgtgtgtgtttgggcATCACTGTTTCTTTGCTAATAAGTAATGTGATCATTGTTAATTAATTTGCTGACTCTTGCAAGTATTCGGAGTCTTCTCTTCTGGTTGTCCCCATTCAATCATATGCCACGGCATCCTAATGATTCGATTATAGAGACCGACCTGAGGGTGCCACAGCTTGAAAGATATGGCCATGACCTTCATTTGAGGTCAGCAGAAGTTAGGCTTCGGTCCCCAATGGAACAAAATTAAATGGATCGTTGATTAGGACAGTCTTGTCGATCAGATTAGTGCAGCTTTCAGCGCACAGGCTATTAGTGTTTTCTTACCATAAATTGTGGGCTGGCGAGCTGCATCCGTCATCTATGGCCCATCGAAGTTTAAAATGGCATTTGACTCTACTTTCTTCACCCCTGGTAAATAGGATTTTTCGGTATCCTTCGATAAGAATCCGTTCTATCAAACGCTGCAGAAGATTTGCCTACTCTCTTTGTTTGGTGCAATCATGTTATGCAATGTAACGGCTGTTTGAAATACCCTTTCAAGTCCATATCTTTTATAGTTTCAAAAGAACCAGTGACTTCAAGAGTTCATCTTTGACCCTCCTGCTGGAGACTCAGCAAGTAGAAAGTCCAGCTGCATGACGTTGTTTCTCCAATAAATAGTGTGTTGCTCTTTGTATGTTTTGGTGGATGCGACTGAACTGAGTTTTCTAGAGGTAAAGCTCGGTGCATCTTTGCAGCATG
This is a stretch of genomic DNA from Phoenix dactylifera cultivar Barhee BC4 chromosome 9, palm_55x_up_171113_PBpolish2nd_filt_p, whole genome shotgun sequence. It encodes these proteins:
- the LOC103701789 gene encoding transport inhibitor response 1-like protein, which translates into the protein MSEDEEDETRGGEEKRRSPDPGRGGGGGANPPPPFSDQVLENVLENVLQFLDSRRDRNAVSLVCRSWCRAEAQTRRDLFIGNCYAVSPARAVERFRRVRALVLKGKPRFADFNLVPPRWGAGFYPWLAALAPAYPWLERLCLKRMSISDADLSLLALSFPTFRDLTLICCDGFGTAGLAAIAEHCRHLRVLDLIENDVEEEEEEMVDWVSRFSTTSLESLVFDFVGCAVNLDALEALVARSPSLRRLRVNQHVSVGHLRRLMERAPQLTHLGTGSFGEGGGGGGEVEVADLEAAFAASRSLVCLSGFRDLAPEYLPAICPACANLASLNLSYADITAEQLKPVIIHCHNLQTFWVLDTVGDEGLQVVAATCKDLRELRVFPLDVTEDSEGSVSDVGLVAISQGCRKLRSILYFCQRMTNAAVATMSENCQELVVFRLCIMGRHRPDHLTREPMDEGFGAIVMNCKKLTRLAVSGLLTDKAFGYIGMYGKLLRTLSVAFAGNSDLGLRYVLEGCPKLQKLEIRDSPFGDAGLLSGIHHYYNMRFLWMSSCKLSLRGCKEVAQRLPHLVVEWIRDKPEEDDGEAVEKLYVYRSLAGRRNDAPPFVEIL